TGCCAGCATGACCCAATTGACCCGCGCCTTCGCCGCGCTCTCCGATCCGACCCGCCTGTCGCTGATGCAGACGCTTATCCAGCGCGGCGAACTGCCTGCCGGGGCTCTGGCCGGCGAGGCCGAGATTTCCGCTCCGGCGATTTCGCGTCACCTCAAGGTGCTGCGCGAAGCGGGGCTGATCGAACAGCGGGTCGCGGGCACCCATCGCTATTACACCGCCCTGCCGCAGGCCATGGTCGCCATCCATGGCTGGTGCATGGACCACCGTGCCTTCTGGGATCGCAGCCTTGACCGGCTGGACGATCTGCTGGCGCTCGACCCCGAAGGAGACGACGCATGAAGGATACCGAGGCCGAGGCGCTGGAGCTGGTCCGCGATTACCCCGTCACCCCCGACCGTCTTTGGCGCGCGGTAACCGAGCCGGAACAGCTGTTGCAATGGTTCGGGCCCGAAGGGGTCTATATCGCCGAATGCCAGATGGATTTCCGCACCACCGGCCCCTGGACCTGTTCGATGATCGGCCGGGAAAGCGGCACGCGCTTCAAGGTATCCGGGCAGGTCACCAAGGTCGCCGCGCCCGAAGACGGCCAAGCCGAGGTCGGATTGACCTGGGCCTGGCATGACGACAGCGACCGGCGCGGCCCCGAAAGCCACGTGATCTTCCGTGTTCAGGCGACCGAAACCGGCGCCCGGCTGATCCTGCGCCACAGCGGCCTTGCCAGCGCAGAACAGGCGGACAGCCACAGCAAGGGCTGGCTCTCGGCCCTGAGGAAAATGGATATTCACCTTTCTTCCCCCGGCGTTCAGGACGCCTGACCCAAACCAGCAGGAGATTCCGATGACCCAGTTTCTGGTGATCTACAAGGCCGCAGCCTCTGCGGCGCCCGAAGCCCCCGAGGACCAGCAGGCCGCCATGGCCGCCTGGGGCGCCTGGATGGAAAAGGTCGGCACGCACCTGGCCGATCCCGGCAATCCCATCGGCAAAAGCTGGACGGTCACCGCCTCGGGTGCCGCGCCGGGGGGCAATGCCCTGCCGATCATGGGCTACACGATCCTGGAGGCCGACAGTATCGAAGCGGCCTGCCAGTTGGTCGAAGGCAACCCCATGCTCTCCGACCCCCTGGCTGAGATCGAGGTGGCGCCCATCGTGCCTATCGAGATGTAGGCGCCCAAATTAAATGGCGCGCCCATGGGCGCGCCTTGCCTCCGGCGGGAGTATTTTCGGCCAGATGAAGAGAGCCGTCGCGTTTTAACTCCGTTTTAACCCCGGACGCTCAGGCGCCGTAGGGCACCCAGATCGTCTTGACCTCGGTCGCGGCATCAAGGAAGGCGCGGCCTTCGCCGTCGTTTCCGGACCAGTCGCGGGCCTGGCCGTTATTGACCCAGGTCCGTTTGAGGTTGCCGGCGCTTTCCGCTTCGATCACGGCGCTGAGGTCACTGGAGGAGAAGCTCCAGACCGCATCGATATCGGCGTGAGAGGCCAGCGTCGGGGCCAGTTCCGCGTGATCGCCTGTCAGGATGTTCACAACCCCCGGCGGCACGTCGGAGGTATCCAGGATCTGGTAGAAATCCGTCGCGCTGAGCGGACCCTGCTGGGAGGCCACCAACACCACGCGATTGCCCATTGCGATGGCCGGCGCGAGGGACGAGATCAGGCCCAGCAGCGGCGCTTCGTCCGGGCAAAGGATGCCGATGACGCCCACGGGCGCGCGGGTGGCCAGTGCCATGCCGCGGATCGGAACGGCCCGCAGGTCTCCGGCGTATTTATCCGCCCAGGCTGCGTAGGTGAACAGACGCGATACCGCGTCAGAGACTTCGTCCGCACCCTTCTTGCCGCCGTGCAGCGCGTCGATCCGGGCGGCGAATTCGGGCGCCCGCGCTTCGAGGTTTTCGGCGATGTAATAGAGGATCTGCGCCCGCAAATGGCCGGTGGTCGCCGACCATGCGGCCGCGCCGCGCGCCGCTTCGACGGCGTTGCGGATGTCCTTGCGGCTGGCCCGCGCGATCTGGCCCAGAACGGCACCTGTCTTGCCATGGATGGTTTGGGTATAGCCGCTGTCTGGGCGCGCCTGCTTGCCCCCGACATACAGCTTCGCGGTCCGGTCCAGCCCTTCGGGCGCGCCGGGTTTGCCGCTGTAGACCTCATGGGATTTCAGCGATTTTGTCCGCGTCGTGGGGCGGGTGTAGGCGGACAGCCCTTCCCAGCCGCCCTCCCGGCCAAAGCCGCTTTCGCGCAGCCCGCCGAAGCCGGCGGCGGCGTCGAACATGTTGGACCCGTTGATCCAGATCACCCCGGCCTCGAGCTTGGGCGCGATGTCGAGGGCGGTGTTGATATTCTCGCTCCAGAGGCTGGCGGCGAGGCCGAAGCGGGTGTCGTTGGCCATGGCGACGACCTCGGGCGGGGTGCGGAAGGTGGTGGCGACCAGGACAGGGCCGAAGATTTCCTCCTGCATCAGCGGATCGGCCGGGGACAGGCCGGTGATCAGCGTGGGCGGGTAGAAGCAGCCCTCCGGCGCGGCGCAGGGTTGGTGGATTTCGCCCGCCGACGCATCCACAAGCCCACGGATCCGGTCCAGCTGGACGGGGTCGACGATGGCGCCGATGTCGATGCACTTGTCCAGCGGATCGCCCTGCCGCAGGTGGGTCATGCGGGTCTTCAGCCGCGCGATGAAGGTTTCGGCCACGCCTTCCTGCACCAGCAGCCGCGCGCCGGCACAGCAGACCTGGCCACCGTTCAGCCAGATCGCATCGACCAGCCCTTCGATGGCACTGTCGATATCCGCGTCCTCGAAGACAATGAAGGGCGACTTGCCACCCAGTTCCAGCGTCAACGCCTTGCCCTGCCCGGCTGTGGCGGTGCGGATCTTGCGCCCCACCTCGGTCGAACCGGTGAAGGCCACCTTGTCGACGCCATCATGGGCAACCAGGGCCGCGCCGACGGCGCCATCGCCGGTCAGGATGTTCACGACCCCCGCCGGAACCCCGGCCTGCTGGCAGATCTCGGCGAACAGCAAGGCGGTCAGCGGCGTGTACTCGGCCGGTTTCAGAACCACCGTGTTGCCCATGGCCAGCGCCGGAGCGACCTTCCAGGCCAACATCAGCAGCGGGAAGTTCCAGGGGATCACCTGCGCACAGACGCCAAGGGCCTCGCGCCCCGGCAACTCTGCCTCCATCAGCTGAGCCATCCCGGCGTGGTAATAGAAATGCCGCGCCACCAGCGGGATATCCAGATCGCGCGCCTCGCGGATCGGCTTGCCGCAATCGAGCGTTTCCAGCACCGAAAACAGCCGCGCATGTTTTTGCACCAGCCGCGCCAGCGCATAAAGCACCCGCGCGCGCGCCTTGCCGCCCAGCTTTTCCCAGCCCGGCTGCGCCTTGCGCGCGGCCTTGATGGCCGCCTCGATATCCTCGGGCCCAGCCTGGGTGACCTCGGCCAGCACATCGCCACTGGCCGGGTTGCGGGTTTCAAACACCGTCCCCGGCGCGGTGAAGGCCCCGCCGATGAAGACACCAAAACGCCCCTCGTGCTGCGCGATCCAGGCCGTCGCCTCGCCCGCTGCTTCGCGCGCAGGACCGTAGTCCATGGTCTCGAAGATCTCTTTCACGCTCATCTCCGCATCCTTCCGGCTTTCGGCTTCGGGCTTTCAGGCGCATCGCCCGATCTTCACCCTGTCTCAAATACTCAGATCACGGCCTAACCGGCCGCGTGCCGCCAGCTGGCCGAATAGGCGCCGGTGACGTGGTGCTCCAACTGGCGCTCGATATCGCCAAGCAGGCTGGAGGCGCCGAAACGGAACAGATCGGGCCGCAGCCAGCGGTCGCCAAGCTCTTCCTTGATCAGCGACAGGTAGACCAGCGCGTCCTTGGCCTTGGAAATTCCGCCTGCCGGCTTGTACCCGACGCGATAGCCGGTGCGGTCGTGATAGTCCCGGATCGCCCGGATCATCACCAGGCTGACGGGCAGGGTCGCATTGATGCTTTCCTTGCCGGTCGAGGTCTTGATGAAATCCGCCCCCGCCATCATGCAGACCAGGCTGGCCTTGGCGACGTTTTGCAACGTCCCCAGCTCGCCCGTCGCCAGGATCGCCTTCACATGAGCCTCGCCGCAGGCCGCCCGGAACGCCTGCATCTCGTCATAGAGCGCCTGCCAATTGCCGGTCAGCACATGGCGGCGCGAGATCACGATGTCGATTTCCGCGGCCCCGGCTTCGACGCTTTCACCGATCTCGGCCAGCCGCAGGTGGAAGGGCGACAGCCCGGCGGGAAAACCCGTCGACACGGCGGCAACGGGGATACCGCTGCCCTCCAGCGCCTCGACCGCCGCCGGGACCATGTCGTGATAGACGCAGATCGCCCCGGTGGTCAGCCCCTGCATGCCCAGTGCCTGCAAAAGGTCGGCCCGCACCGGCTGACGCGCCTTGGCGCATAGCCGACGCACCCGGCCTTCTGTGTCGTCCCCGCCCAGGGTGGTCAGGTCGATGCAGGAAATCGCGCGGCAGAGCCAGGCCGCCTGGTGGTCCTTCTTGACCGACCGCCGCCCCGGCAGGCTGGCCGTGCGTCGTTCGATAGCCGACCGGTTGGCCCGCGCAGAAGACACCCAGCCAAGATCGAGCTCGGTGCCGGGGTTGCGCGGCTCGGTCACGGGCAGGGTTGCCAGTTCGGTCGCGGCTCCTGTGTCCTTCGTGGGCAGCATGGCGGGCTCCTGTCGGTCTTGCGCTTGGCCGGCGTGGCTGTCGCCTTGGCCGGGTCCGGGGGCTATCGGGTCGCGCGGACATTCCCACGGGATCGGCCATCACGCAAGCCGGGCCGGGCGTCGCACCCGGCCATGACCCAGCGGCACGTCCCGGCGACATCAACCCGCAACGAGAAATTTCTTTGCCAGCGCCCGGAAACCCGCGCGCGCCAGCGCCTCGTCCCGCGTTTCCGTCACCGGGACATAAAGCCCCTGCAAGGCACCAAGATAGGCCTTGGCCAGCGGCCCATAGCCCAGAAGCACGGCCTGCTGGCCCAGCCAGAGGCTTTTCGCGGCGGCCATTTCTGCGCCCAGAAGCGCGGCCAGCCCTTTGCCCGGCCCCGTGGCCTCGGCCAGCAGGAAGGGCAGCCGTTCGGCCCGCGACATGGCGTCATCCAGCCCCTCGGGGGCGACATCCGCACAGCCAAGCAGCCCGGCCAGACGCCCGGTCACGCTGGCCTGCATGTAAATGGCCTCGCCCGCGCTCAGCGTCACCCAAAGCGTCCGTTCCGCACCGACCACCAGCGCCAGACCGTCCCAAGTGGGGTTCAGTGCCTGAAAGCCGATCAGCCGCAGCCGGCATTCCGCTGGAATCCCGCCCAGCGGCGGCAGATGGAACCCTTCGGCGCTGCGGGGCAATTGATCGGGCAACAGTTCGGAGGGCAGCGGATCGGCCGGCACGGCGGCATGTCCGACAACGAAACGCTGTTCGGGGGGCAGATCACGCGGCCCACAGGGGCCCCGGTCATCCCAGAGCCTCTCTCCGTCGATCTCTATCCCCAACCAATCCATGCCCTTTGAGTAATCCGGCAGGGCACGGGGGTCAATCATTGCGCGCACGGCCGCCCTGAGCGCCTCAGCCGAGGTACCGCTTCAGCGCCTCGGGCGGATTGTCGAGCATCTCCAGCGCGGGACGTGGCGGCCAGGCGGTCCCGTCATCGACAAGGATCAGGTCATCGGCAATACGGCGGGCATCCTGGGGGTCATGGCTGACCATCAGCAGGGTCGCCCCGGTTTCCTCGGCCAGGGCCGCCACGAGGTCCAGCATCTCGGCCCGCAGCGCCGGTCCAAGCGCGGCAAAGGGTTCATCCAGCAGCAGCAAGGGCCGGTCCTGCACAAGAATGCGGGCCAGCGCAGCGCGGCTTTGCTGACCTCCCGAAAGCGCACCGGGGCGGCGGTCCCCCAGCCCTGCCAGACCGACACGATCCAGCGCGGCGGACACCCGGTCGCGATCCTCGGCGCTCAGCCGCAGACCGGGGGCCTTTCCCAGCGCGACATTGCGGAAAATATCCAGATGCGGCAGCAGGTTGCCATCCTGAAACAGCATGGCAACCGGGCGCTTTCCGGGGCCGGTATCATCCAGACTTTGCCCGTCCCAAAGCACCTGCCCCGCGCTTTGCGGAAAGAAGCCCGCGATGGTCGACAGCAACGTCGACTTGCCGGCGCCCGAGGGGCCGATCACTGCCGCCCGCCGCCCCCGGGGCAGGGTGAAATCCGCCGTCAGGGAGAAACTGCCCTGGGTGATCCGCAGATCGCGTAGTTCAAGCATGCCGCCCCCGGCCTCCCCTATCAAAAACCCAGAAGATACCAAAGCTGAGCAGCAACAGGATCAGCCCCGCCGCCGAGGCCGCGTCGCTGCGATAGCTGCCCATCAGGCGGAACATCAGCAGCGGCAGGGTTTCCTGCCCCGGCGAGCCGAACAGCGTGATCACCCCGAGGTCGCCCATCGAAAGCGCCCCCGCCAGCCCGGCGGTGAACCCCAGCGGTCCGGCCAGCCGCGGCAGGGTCAGCCAGCGCAGCCGCGCGATGCCGCGCAGACCCAGCTGGTCGGACAGGCGTCCGTAGTCGGATTCGACCCGCTCGTAGGCCGGCGCCAGCATTCGCAGGCAGAATGGCAGCGCCATCAGCGTGTTGACCAGCACCGTGACCGGCAGGGCGAGGCGTCCGGGGATCATCACCGGGTTCACGATCAGGAAATACCCGGTGCCCAGCACCAGCGGCGACAGGGCCAGTGGCAACAGGCCGATGCCCTGGATCAGGCGGCTTTGCCCCGCCGCCAGCGCCAGCGCCAGCAGCGTCGTGGTCAGCGCCGAAGCCAGTGCGACGACGACCGAATTGCCCATGGCGGGCCAGATCGTCGCCGGCAGATCCCGCATCCCCGTCACCCCCGCCGCCGCGACCGCCAGCACCGGCGCCAGAAGAAAGACCGTGGCAAGGCAGAGGCAAAGCGCATCATAGCTGCGTCGCCAGCCACCCGGCGCGTCCCAGCGGGGCAGAAGCCGGTCAAGGCCCGCGCCGCTGCCCTCCATCCGGGTGACCATTAGCGCCACCATGGCCGCGCCCGCGACCAGCAGGGTCTGCATCAGGGCGAGCATCGCGGCGCGCCCGAGGTCGAAGTCGAACAGGAAAGCCTGATAAATCGCCAGTTCCACAGTGGTGGCCCGGGGACCGCCGCCAAGGATCAGGGCGACGGCAAAGCTGGCAAGGCAGATGGCAAAGATCGCCGCCAGCGCGCCGGGGATCACCTGGCGCAGCATCGGTGCTTCGAGCAGGCGGAAGATCATGCGCGGCGGCAGGTCCAGTTGCGCCGCGAGGCGAAAGCGCTCGGCGGGGATGGCCTGCCAGCCCTGAAGGATCATCCGGGTGGCCAGCGGCATGTTGAAGAAGACATGCGCGATCACGACCCCATGCAGCCCGTAAATGCGATAGGGGCCAAGCCCCAGCGGGCCGAGCAGGCGATTGACGAGGCCCTGGGTCCCGAAAACCGCCAACAGCCCCATGACCGCGACAATCACCGGCAGGATGAAGGGCGCGCCGGTCAGCGACACCAGCAGACGCCGCCCGGCAAAGCGGCGGCGTGCCAGCGCGCGGGCCACGGGAATGGCCAGCAGCACCGACACCAGCGCCGACAGCGCGGCCTGCGTCAGGGTAAAGCGCAGCGCGGCCCAATCGGCGGCACCGGGCAGGCTGGCGCCGCCCGCGCGCAGAAAGATCGCCGCAAGCGGCGCGCCCAGCAGGACCAGCAGCCCCAGGGCTGCCCCCCGGCCAAGCGCGCGCCCCATGGTCAGCGCGCCAGGGCGTTGCGCCATTCGTCCAGCGCCGTGGCGCGGATTGCCTCGGCGTCGTCGGGGCTCATCAGCAGGGCCTTCGAGGGATCAACGATCTGGTCAAAGGCCGGCGGCAGGCCTTCATCCGGCATGACGGCGGGATACATCCAGTTGGTGGTCGGCAGGATCGCCTGCGCCTCTGATCCCGTCAGGAATTGCAGGAAGGCATCGGCCAGCGCGGGCTGGTCGGTGGCCGCCAGCTTGGCGGCGACCTCGATCTGCAGGTAGTTCCCTTCCTCGAAGGGAACGGCGACCTTCGAGGCATCGTCTTCGGCGATGACATGGTAGGCGGGCGATGTCGTGTAGCTGAGCACCATGTCCGCTTCGCCTTCAAGGAACATGCCGTAGGCTTCTGACCAGCCGGGGGTCACGGTGACGATATTGTCCGACAGGGCGTCCCAGATCGCGGGCGCCTCGTCGCCGTAGGCCGCCTTGACCCAGAGCAGCAGCCCAAGACCGGGGGTCGAGCTGCGCGGGTCCTGGATGACGATGCTCGTATCGCTGTCCGCAAGGGCGCGGAACGAGGTCGGCAGGTCCGCGCCTTCGTTGCCGACAAAGGCGAAATAGCCCCAGTCGAAGGGCACGAAGGTCGTGTCCGTCCAGGTCTGCGGCAGGTCGTAATCCGCCGTGACATCGGTTTCGGCAAACAGCCCCGTGGCCTTGGCCGCACCCATCAGCGAGGTGTCCAGACCGACAACGACGTCCGCCTGGGACCGCGCGCCTTCCAGCCGGAGGCGCGACAGAAGCGCCGCGCCGTCCCCCGCCGGGGTGAAGACCACATCGCAGTCACAGGTTTCCTCGAAAGCCGCGGCGATGGCCGGGCCCGGCCCCCAGTCGGGCGTGAAGCTGTCGTAGGTATAGACGTTGAGGACGGGCAATTCTTCGGGTGGTGTCTGGGAAGTCTGGGCGGCCGCATGGCCTGCGATCAGACAACCCGCGGCGAGTGCAAGATGCTTCACGGCATCCTCCTTGAGCTGCGGGCGGAGAAAGAGGGGGCCATGGGCGCCGGACCTTCCCTCCGCCGGTTTTAACCGGATCAGGTTCAACGGGTTCGCATCTGCATCTCAGCCCTTTTGGGGCACCCCGAGGTAAGGCAAAGCATAGGCGGGCGGTTGGGGAGCCGCAAGGGGTGGCGGGGGCTCTGCCCCGTCTCCGTACCGGAGACTCCCCGGGATATTTGGAACAGGGAAACGGGGTGGCGCGCGCCACGGGTGGAATTGCACATGGCAGGGCTTTGGGGTAACTGCGAGACGATCACCTTCCGGAGCCGGACATGTCATTAAATTCCTTCGGACATCTCTTTCGTGTGACGACCTGGGGCGAAAGCCATGGCCCGGCGCTTGGCGCGACGGTGGATGGCTGTCCGCCGGGGGTCGACGTCGATGTCGCGCAGTTGCAGGGCTGGCTGGATCGCCGCAAACCCGGACAGAACAAGTATACCACCCAGCGGCGCGAGGCCGACGAGGTGGAGATCCTTTCAGGCGTCTTCGAGGGCAAGACCACCGGCACGCCTGTGCAGATGATGATCCGCAATACCGACCAGAGGTCCAAGGATTACGGCGATATTGCCGAGAAATTCCGCCCCGGCCATGCGGATATCACCTATTGGCAGAAGTACGGCATTCGCGATTATCGCGGCGGAGGGCGGTCTTCGGCCCGCGAGACGGCCGCGCGGGTGGCCGCCGGTGGGCTGGCGCGGGCCGCGCTGGACAAGCTGGCGCCGGGGATCGAGATCCGGGGCTACATGACCCAGGTCGGGCCGCATGGCATCGACCGGGCCAGCTTTGACGAGGCGCAGATCGATCAGAACCCCTTCTGGTGTCCCGATGCCGGCGCAGCGGCGCAGTGGGCAGACTACCTCGACGGGCTGCGCAAGAGCGGCAATTCGGTCGGCGCGATATGCGAAGTGGTGGCGCGCGGGGTGCCTGCGGGGCTGGGCGCGCCGATCTACGGCAAACTCGACACCGACCTCGCCGCTGCGATGATGTCGATCAATGCCGTCAAGGGCGTGGAGATCGGCGAGGGCATGAACGCTGCCTGCCTGACAGGCGAGGACAATGCCGACGAGATCTTTTTGGGGAACGACGGCGCGCCCGTCTACAGCTCCAACCACGCAGGCGGGATCCTTGGCGGGATTTCCACCGGGCAGGATCTGGTGGTGCGCTTTGCGGTGAAGCCGACGAGTTCGATCCTGAAGACAAGACAGACGATTACCCGGCGCGGGGAGGCGACCGAGATCGTGACCAAGGGGCGGCACGACCCCTGCGTGGGTATCCGCGCCGTGCCGGTGGGGGAGGCGATGATGGCGCTGGTGGTTCTGGATCACCTGCTTTTGCATCGCGGACAGATAGGGGACGGTGGCGGCAGGATCGGCTAGATGCTGTCCGTCCTGTCGATCACCTTTCCGATCTTTGCCATTGTGGGTCTGGGGTATGTGCTGACCCGCAAGGGCGTTTTCGCCCCCCGCGACATGGCTGTCCTTGGCAATTTCGTCATGATGCTGGCCATGCCCGCACTGCTTTTCCATGCCACGGCCACCCGCAGTTTCGGCGAATTGATCGACCCCGGCTTTCTTGTCCTTCTCGCTCTGGCCGGGCTGACCACGCAGGGCATCGCCTGGACCGCGCTGAAGCTGTGGGGCA
The Pseudooceanicola algae genome window above contains:
- the deoC gene encoding deoxyribose-phosphate aldolase; the protein is MLPTKDTGAATELATLPVTEPRNPGTELDLGWVSSARANRSAIERRTASLPGRRSVKKDHQAAWLCRAISCIDLTTLGGDDTEGRVRRLCAKARQPVRADLLQALGMQGLTTGAICVYHDMVPAAVEALEGSGIPVAAVSTGFPAGLSPFHLRLAEIGESVEAGAAEIDIVISRRHVLTGNWQALYDEMQAFRAACGEAHVKAILATGELGTLQNVAKASLVCMMAGADFIKTSTGKESINATLPVSLVMIRAIRDYHDRTGYRVGYKPAGGISKAKDALVYLSLIKEELGDRWLRPDLFRFGASSLLGDIERQLEHHVTGAYSASWRHAAG
- the aroC gene encoding chorismate synthase; translation: MSLNSFGHLFRVTTWGESHGPALGATVDGCPPGVDVDVAQLQGWLDRRKPGQNKYTTQRREADEVEILSGVFEGKTTGTPVQMMIRNTDQRSKDYGDIAEKFRPGHADITYWQKYGIRDYRGGGRSSARETAARVAAGGLARAALDKLAPGIEIRGYMTQVGPHGIDRASFDEAQIDQNPFWCPDAGAAAQWADYLDGLRKSGNSVGAICEVVARGVPAGLGAPIYGKLDTDLAAAMMSINAVKGVEIGEGMNAACLTGEDNADEIFLGNDGAPVYSSNHAGGILGGISTGQDLVVRFAVKPTSSILKTRQTITRRGEATEIVTKGRHDPCVGIRAVPVGEAMMALVVLDHLLLHRGQIGDGGGRIG
- a CDS encoding ArsR/SmtB family transcription factor, encoding MTQLTRAFAALSDPTRLSLMQTLIQRGELPAGALAGEAEISAPAISRHLKVLREAGLIEQRVAGTHRYYTALPQAMVAIHGWCMDHRAFWDRSLDRLDDLLALDPEGDDA
- a CDS encoding ABC transporter permease family protein, whose protein sequence is MAQRPGALTMGRALGRGAALGLLVLLGAPLAAIFLRAGGASLPGAADWAALRFTLTQAALSALVSVLLAIPVARALARRRFAGRRLLVSLTGAPFILPVIVAVMGLLAVFGTQGLVNRLLGPLGLGPYRIYGLHGVVIAHVFFNMPLATRMILQGWQAIPAERFRLAAQLDLPPRMIFRLLEAPMLRQVIPGALAAIFAICLASFAVALILGGGPRATTVELAIYQAFLFDFDLGRAAMLALMQTLLVAGAAMVALMVTRMEGSGAGLDRLLPRWDAPGGWRRSYDALCLCLATVFLLAPVLAVAAAGVTGMRDLPATIWPAMGNSVVVALASALTTTLLALALAAGQSRLIQGIGLLPLALSPLVLGTGYFLIVNPVMIPGRLALPVTVLVNTLMALPFCLRMLAPAYERVESDYGRLSDQLGLRGIARLRWLTLPRLAGPLGFTAGLAGALSMGDLGVITLFGSPGQETLPLLMFRLMGSYRSDAASAAGLILLLLSFGIFWVFDRGGRGRHA
- a CDS encoding aldehyde dehydrogenase family protein; amino-acid sequence: MSVKEIFETMDYGPAREAAGEATAWIAQHEGRFGVFIGGAFTAPGTVFETRNPASGDVLAEVTQAGPEDIEAAIKAARKAQPGWEKLGGKARARVLYALARLVQKHARLFSVLETLDCGKPIREARDLDIPLVARHFYYHAGMAQLMEAELPGREALGVCAQVIPWNFPLLMLAWKVAPALAMGNTVVLKPAEYTPLTALLFAEICQQAGVPAGVVNILTGDGAVGAALVAHDGVDKVAFTGSTEVGRKIRTATAGQGKALTLELGGKSPFIVFEDADIDSAIEGLVDAIWLNGGQVCCAGARLLVQEGVAETFIARLKTRMTHLRQGDPLDKCIDIGAIVDPVQLDRIRGLVDASAGEIHQPCAAPEGCFYPPTLITGLSPADPLMQEEIFGPVLVATTFRTPPEVVAMANDTRFGLAASLWSENINTALDIAPKLEAGVIWINGSNMFDAAAGFGGLRESGFGREGGWEGLSAYTRPTTRTKSLKSHEVYSGKPGAPEGLDRTAKLYVGGKQARPDSGYTQTIHGKTGAVLGQIARASRKDIRNAVEAARGAAAWSATTGHLRAQILYYIAENLEARAPEFAARIDALHGGKKGADEVSDAVSRLFTYAAWADKYAGDLRAVPIRGMALATRAPVGVIGILCPDEAPLLGLISSLAPAIAMGNRVVLVASQQGPLSATDFYQILDTSDVPPGVVNILTGDHAELAPTLASHADIDAVWSFSSSDLSAVIEAESAGNLKRTWVNNGQARDWSGNDGEGRAFLDAATEVKTIWVPYGA
- the thiB gene encoding thiamine ABC transporter substrate binding subunit, producing the protein MKHLALAAGCLIAGHAAAQTSQTPPEELPVLNVYTYDSFTPDWGPGPAIAAAFEETCDCDVVFTPAGDGAALLSRLRLEGARSQADVVVGLDTSLMGAAKATGLFAETDVTADYDLPQTWTDTTFVPFDWGYFAFVGNEGADLPTSFRALADSDTSIVIQDPRSSTPGLGLLLWVKAAYGDEAPAIWDALSDNIVTVTPGWSEAYGMFLEGEADMVLSYTTSPAYHVIAEDDASKVAVPFEEGNYLQIEVAAKLAATDQPALADAFLQFLTGSEAQAILPTTNWMYPAVMPDEGLPPAFDQIVDPSKALLMSPDDAEAIRATALDEWRNALAR
- a CDS encoding thiamine ABC transporter ATP-binding protein, translating into MLELRDLRITQGSFSLTADFTLPRGRRAAVIGPSGAGKSTLLSTIAGFFPQSAGQVLWDGQSLDDTGPGKRPVAMLFQDGNLLPHLDIFRNVALGKAPGLRLSAEDRDRVSAALDRVGLAGLGDRRPGALSGGQQSRAALARILVQDRPLLLLDEPFAALGPALRAEMLDLVAALAEETGATLLMVSHDPQDARRIADDLILVDDGTAWPPRPALEMLDNPPEALKRYLG
- a CDS encoding SRPBCC family protein, with amino-acid sequence MKDTEAEALELVRDYPVTPDRLWRAVTEPEQLLQWFGPEGVYIAECQMDFRTTGPWTCSMIGRESGTRFKVSGQVTKVAAPEDGQAEVGLTWAWHDDSDRRGPESHVIFRVQATETGARLILRHSGLASAEQADSHSKGWLSALRKMDIHLSSPGVQDA